In Pelecanus crispus isolate bPelCri1 chromosome 13, bPelCri1.pri, whole genome shotgun sequence, the DNA window cagtttccatactgcccatgacgccgtatggtatggaatggcccttggggcagttggggtcagctggcctggctgtgccccctcccagctccttgtgcccctggcagagcaggggaagctggaaagcccttgaccagtgtcagcactgctcagcaacaactaaaccatcagcgtgtgatcagcgttcttctcatcctaaatccaaaccacagcactgtgcctgctactgggaagaaaattaactctatcccagccgaaaccaggacaccctgtCAGGTCTCTGGGATGTATTCCGAGGGGATGGGTTGGGCCCATCCGCTGAGGATCCTTTGAGGGCCAAGCCCTCGGTTCAGCTGACAGCTACGTGAACCTCCGTGGGGGGATCTCGTCCGTGTGACCCTGCCCTTCGCGCCGGCGGCGATCCGGTGGGACGAGGTGGTTCAGCGGTCAGACGGGCGGGCTGCTCGTAGACCTGCAGGCATGACCAAAATGGGAAaggggtgtgcgtgtgtgtgtgtttcaggCCCGGACTTGGCTTTAGGAAGCTTTTCCACCTGCTGCGTGCTTCGTTGCCTGCCCCTCGTGTGgtttcagtgctgctggcagccgAGCACTGATGCCCTGGGGCGGTGGTGACGCTTGGGGACCTCTGGTAAATCCCTGCCAGCCCTTGGCTCCTGCGGCTCCCACCGAGCGCCCGCGCTGCAGGGgggcttattttttttttttttttaggttttaggGGGCTGGGATCGTTTTCGGAGCTGCCGGGGCTGCGTTACCGGGGGCGGCAGGAGCAGCGCGGCCCCCTCGGAGCACCGTGGGCGTCCGTGGAGGGAAGGCCGTGCCGCGCTGCTTCTCCCTCGCGTGTCTCCGTGAGGGCCGCAGCGTGCCGCCCGGCCTCTTTGGGGTCACTCGTGAAAAGAACACCGGGTCCCCTCGGGCCCTCCTGGGCGGGGATCCGCTCCCCTGCGCGGCCGTGCCCGGTGCCCCTCGCTCCTGCCGTCCCCGTGTTCGCTCCACGCCGCGAGTGCCGGCTCCCAGCACCGGCGCCTGCTGCCCCCACGGGGGGCGCGGACACGGGagggcccggccgggcccggccccgtCGCCTCCGGTGCTGACAGCAgctgggggcggggccagcGCAGCCCTGGGGCGCCCGGgaggaggggcggggccgggcgtggGGCGGGGCCAGGGGGCGGGGCGTGGGGCGGGGCCAGTGGGCGGGGcgtggggcggggccggggcgtgGGGCGGAGCCGGGACAGTGCCGTTACCGGTGcgtggggcggggcggggccggcgccgtTACTGGTGCGGGAGGCGGGGCCGTGCCGGTGCGTGGggcggagccggagccgggaCCGGTGCGTGGGGCGGTGCCGGTGCGTGGGGCGGGGCCTTGCCGGTGCGTGGGGCGGGGCCGTGCGTGGGGCGGGGCCGGTGCGTGGGGCGGAGCCGGTGCCGTGCGTGGGGCGGGGCCGTGCCGGTGCCGTTACTGGTGCGTGGGGTGGGGCGGGGCCGTGCGTGGGGCGGGGCCGTGCGTGGGGCggggccggtgccggtgcccgtgCGTGGGGCGGGGCCGTACCGGTGCGTGGGGCGGAGCCGGTGCCGTTACTGGTGGGTGGGGCGAGGCGGGGCCGTGCCGGTGcgtggggcggggccgggccggtgcCCGTGCGTGGGGCGGGGCCGTACCGGTGCGTGGGGCGGAGCCGGTGCCGTTACCGGTGCGTGGGGCGGGGCCGGTGCCGTTACTGGTGGGTGGGGCGAGGCGGGGCCGTGCCGGTGcgtggggcggggccgggccggtgcCCGTGCGTGGGGCGGGGCCGTGCCCGTGCGTGGGGCGGGAccgtgccggtgccggtgcgtggggcggggccgtgccggtgcgtggggcggcgcggccccgtgaggcgggggcggcggcgcgggatggcggcgggcggcgggcggccgccgggccccgAGGCCTCGCTGGAGCCCTACGTGCAGACCCGCATCTTCAAGATCATCGTCATCGGCGACTCCAACGTGGGCAAGACCTGCCTGACCTTCCGCTTCTGCGGGGGCACCTTCCCCGACAAGACCGAGGCCACCATCGGCGTGGACTTCCGCGAGAAGACGGTGGAGATCGAGGGGGAGCGCATCAAGGTGGGCCGCGGCGGCACCCacccgccccggggggccccgagcccggccccggcccctcgggGCTGTGCTGCGTTCGCCCCGGctggagcgggggggggggggagatttCCCGTCCCCGCGGCGCAGAGGCGCTTtccgggagccgccgccgccgcgtccCCGTTTTTCTGCGTTTTGCTGGAGGCTGCAGGCGAGTCTGACAGCCTGGCTCGGGGCGAAGCGCTGCGGCGCTCCCGCTCTCCTGACACCCAGCACGACCCGGAGCGCCGGGGTGGGCTCCAGCTTCAGAGCTCGGAGCAAAAGAGAGGCGAAgctgcggggagccgggggacGGAGCTGCGCGCAGAGACCGGTGCGTTTTCGGGGGGAGCAGGTGGCTGTAGGCTGACGGTGGCTGCGCTGGAAGAGCCGGGAGCTCGCTGGTCGCGGTGGGCTCGGCAGCTGCGACGTTTGTGCTGAAGACGGCGAGCACCGGGAGGGTGCGAGTCCAGCACGAGTAGAGTAGGGTGAAATGGCTGCGCGAAGGCCGGCCGGACACCCGCAAGGAACGCATCGGCCCAAACCCGCGGGGCTCTGGCCGAGGTGCCAGGGCAGATCCGCAGCTCGGCAGCGGCGGATGGGAAGCAGCCGGGGGAGCGCAGTTTGCGGCCGAGCTCGGCCTGCCCGGTTGGGTGCATCAGCACCGGCAGCCGTCGGCGTTAAGAGTGACTGCTGGAGGAAGCAAATATTGCTCTTTTGCCGACAGATGGGCGATCAAAAGTTGAGGGACTAATCGCAATGACATTAGAGCTACCGCGGGTGGGTGAGAACTTCAGTTGTGCTTTTAAACTGTCCGTGAatgtttttctccctcttcttcaaGAGGAGAGGTGCTCAttcccccccaccttccccagcTCTACCCAACACCACGTAGCTGTGTTGGCGCTGGCACGAAGCCGGTTTCACTGCCGCTGGCTGGAAAACATTGCCAGGCTCTCTGCCGTTGGACATTATTTGTgctccagcaggcaggagcaggaggcagggcagtAAATCAGCCTTTTCAAGGGACCGTGGTCCGAGAGGGGAGGTGAGAGGTGGGAGAGGcaccctccctctcctgctctgcccagACGGAGCAGCCCAGGAGAGGCTGGCAGGGAAAGGAACGAGCAGCAGCTCTTCTTTGCCAGCGTTTTTCCATTCTGGGGCCGGCACTGGCTCGGTGGCGTACAGGGTGATTTGGATTAACCACAGACGCTTGTTTAGAAATTGCCAGTTCCGGGCTCCAAGCCGTTACCTGTGAGGGCTGGGAGAACTCACAAAATCGCAGACTGACAGCAAAGTgtgggttggaggggacctccGGCGGTCACCAGCCCCCCAGCTGAAGCGGGGCAGCCCAGAGCTGCTTGCCCAGGGCCATGTCCAGACGGCTTTTGGGtgcctccaaggatggaggctgcacagcctccctgggcagcctgtgccgaTGCTCGGCCACCCTCACAGCGAAAGCTGTTTCCCCGTGTTCAGAGGGACCCTCCTGTGTTTCGGTGTGTGTCCGCTGCCTCCGGTCctggcgctgggcagcactgacAAGAGCCAGGCTCCGTCCTCTTTGTAGTCTCCCTTCAGGTATCTGCACGCATTGGTAAgattcccccctccccgagccttctcttctccaggctaaacagtcccagctctctcagtctttcctcacaggagacGCACTCCGGCCCCTTCATCATCTTCGCGGCCCTtcgctggactctctccagtcCGCGCCTCTCCTGTAtgggggagcccagaactgaacGCAGCGctcaggtgtggcctcaccagcactgaatAAAGGGGACGGCTCACCTCCTTCGGCCCGCTGGCAGTGCTCTgtctgatgcagcccaggacaccattCACCGCCTATTGCTGGAAGGGCACGCTGCCGGTTCGTGGTCaacctggtgtccaccaggacccccaggtccttttctgcaaagctgttttttgGCTGGGTGGTCCCCAGCGTGTCCTGGTGcgtggggttgttcctccccaggggcaggacttgGCACTTCTCTTGCCGAACTGCGTGAGGTTCCTGTCAGTGCATTTccccagcctgttgaggtccctctggatggcgGCACGACCGTCTCGCGTCCTAGCCATGCTCCTCCCCGTTTGGTGTCATCTACGCGCTTGCTGAGGGTGCAATCTGCCCCGCCACCATCCAGACCATTAACGAAGATGTTGAACGGGACCGGGACCggtattgacccctggggtacactgctAGTTACCAGTGTTCGACGCCTTTGTGTCACTGCTCGCCGCCTTCTAGGCCCACATGTGCAGCCAGGTTCCAGTCCACCTCAGTGGCTGTTCATCCAGCCCAGGAGCTTGTTGGCTCCTCTGTCACTTGTGTCAGGAAGTTGTCCTCGATGCTCTCCAGGAGCCTCCTGGATTGCTCATGCCCTGCTGTGATGTCCTTCCAGCAgctgttggggtggttgaagtcctccatgaggaccagggcttgCAAACGTGAGGCTgcttctgtctgtctgcagcGCGCCTCATCCGCTTGTTCTTCCCGGTCGGGCATCCTGTAGCAGGCACCCACTACAGCATCCCCCGTGTCGGTCTGCTCTTTAATCCGCACCCCCACGCTCTCCATTGGCTCCTCACCCATCCCCAGAGCTCCGTGCCCTCCCGCTGCTCCCTCACGCAAAGGGCGGCTCCCCCTCCTCATCTTCGCTTTGCCCTGACTCCTCTGTACGTGCCACTGTGTAATTGTCGGGGTTCTCTTTTATGGCGTAGGATTAGGTGGACAAATGTCCTGATCTGGTGCAAGAATGTTTGCGAAATGAGAAGCGCTTTGTGCGGTTCGTTTCTGTGGTGGGGATGGTGGTCAAGTGCATCGGGAAGAGGATGAGAAGCAaggagcagcccagcagcagagagctgtaGGAGGGCTGCCTGGCAAAGTGTTGCAAAGTCAGGTAAGTCATCAGGCAGGGGCTTTTCTTGCTGAAAAGTGTGCTGCCAATTCTCTCGAATATATAGGATCAGTCTGCGGTGGCTGAGAAACGGGATAACGCTGTGCAGAGCCTCGCGCTCGCCTGCGACTGCTGACAGGGAACCAAAGCGCTGACGTGATCTCTCGTGCTCGATGAGCCGGGCTTGCTCAGTTGAATACACAAGCGCGTGTGCACGGGCCTATACAGCCTCGGGCACTGCCAGCACAGGCCCAAAAGCTCGTGTAACTCATCCGTCAATCCTGGTTCCTGGAGAAGTGATTGTCCCTCCCTGCGAGGCtcgccctgcctgtgccctgccgcGGGGCCGTGGCACGGCCGTCGAAGGCGGATGGATGGGAAGCCCTCCCGCGTGGACGGGAAGCCTTCCCGTGTCTTCCTGCGGGGAGCTCAGCGAGCCAGCCCGCTCCTCCCGCAGCAGGCCCTGTGCCGGGGCGGGCACCAGCGCTCCTGTAGCCttcttttttgtctgctttgctTCCTAGGTGCAAGTGTGGGACACGGCTGGCCAGGAGAGGTTTCGGAAGAGCATGGTAGAGCATTACTACCGCAACGTGCACGCCGTCGTCTTCGTTTACGATGTCACAAAGATGACCTCCTTCACCAACCTCAAGATGTGGATCGAGGAGTGCAACGGGCATGCGGTGCCCCCCCTCGTCCCCAGGGTGCTCGTTGGGAACAAGTGTGACTTGAAAGACCTGATCCAAGTGCCATCCAGCATGGCCCTGAAGTTCGCCGACGCTCACAACATGCTTTTGTTTGAGACCTCGGCCAAGGACCCTAAGGAGAGCCAGAACGTGGACGCCATTTTCATGTGCCTGGCCTGCCGGCTGAAGGTGCAGCGGTCGCTGCTCTGCCGGGACCTGGAGGGGCGGCCGGGCCAGCCCCGCAGGCTGGAGCCAGCGCACGACGCCAGCACTAAAAACTCCTGCCCGTGCTGAGCGGGGCTCCCGCCGCGCTGTCACGGTCCCACAATAAAGTCTCTGCGGCTCCACTCAGCTCTGGGTGTTGCTTTGCGCGGCGAGGCCTGGCTCGGGTCAGCGAGGCCCGGCTCGGGTCAGCGAGGCCCGGCTCGGCTGCGCTTGGCTCGGCTCGGGTCAGCTTGGCCCGGTTTGGGTCAGCTTGGCCCGGTTTGGGTCAGCTTGGCCCGGTTTGGGTCGGCGCGGCTCGGGTCAGCTCAGCTCGGCTCAGCCCGGCTCGGGTCAGCTTGGCTCGGCTCGGGTCAGCTCAGCCCGGCTCGGGTCAGCTCAGCTTGGCTGAGCTCGGCTCGGGTCAGCTCGGCCCAGCTCAAGTcagctcggctcggctcggcctGGCTCGGGTCAGCTCGTCGGCTGcgctcggcccggctcggctgcgctcggcccggctcggctgcgctcggcccggctcggctgcgctcggcccggctcggctgcgctcggcccggctcggctgcgctcggcccggctcggctgcgctcggcccggctcggctgcgctcggcccggctcggctgcgctcggcccggctcggctgcGCTCGGCCCGGCGGGATCGCGGCGCGcatgcgcggcggcgggcgcatGCGCAGTGCGCGGCGCGGCCACCATGAAGTAGGTATTGGGGGGCGCGGAGCAGGGGAAGGCCCGTCCCGGCCCGGTCCGGTCCCGGTGCTGACGCTGCCCCCGCCCTCAGCCCCCTGACGAAGGTGAAGCTGATCAACGAGCTGAACGCGCGGGAGGCGGAGCTGGGCGTGCAGGAGGCGGTCTCGTGGCACGCCGAGTACAAGGACAGCGCCTGGATCTTCGTCGGTatgggccggggcggggagggcggtgGGGCCGGGCCCGACCGGGCCCccgcggtgccggtgcccccttccctcctctccctctcgcCGCAGGCGGGCTGCCCTACGAGCTGACGGAGGGGGATGTCATCTGCGTGTTCTCACAGTAAgtgccgcagccccccgggcccgcTGCGCCCCTGCCGCTGCCTCGGGTGCGAAGAGCGTGTCGTTGTAGGTATGGGGAGGTCGTCAACATTAACCTGGTGCGGGACAAGAAGACCGGAAAGTCCAAaggcttttgctttctgtgctacGAGGACCAGAGGAGCACCATTCTTGCCGTTGACAACTTCAATGGGATCAAGGTGAGCAAAGCAGCCCGGGACGCCGTCCTGCCCGCCCGCCATGGCTCCCTGCGATGCCGCTGCGTGTCAAACAGGAGCCCTGACGGCGCAGGTCCGACCTGCAGCGCGTGcggagcagctctgtgccttcGCTAACAGCACAACTCCTCTCGTAGATCAAAGGCAGGACGATTCGAGTGGACCATGTGGCCAACTATCGGCCCCCCAAGGACTCCGATGACTTAGATGACATCACAAAAGCCCTCCATGCAAAGGGTTGTGGAGTTAAAACGCCGCCTCATACGTCATCCGATTCCCTGTCAGAAGATGATGCTGTGCCcgtaaaaaaccaaaaaggtgAGGTGTGCTCCTGCGGCCTTGGCCCCGGGTGGGAGCGTCTGCACGGAGCCCTCGGCCTCGCAAGGGCCCTTTGCGCAGGGGAACACCGAGGCCGGGTGCGCTCCTGAAAAGAGCCACAGCCCAAATGTCCAGGCTTTACTTCGTCATCTCTTGAGGGGTATCTTGAGTGCCTGGATCCAGCCCTTACCCGTGAATGTCCTCCCCCAGCCTCTGAAGAGCTACATCTTGTAGGCGATAATAGcacttttcctggaaaaaagcCTGCCAGGCTGCGCGGGGAGCAGCGCTGCGGGGGACGGGGAGAGGGAAGGCTTAGGAAAAGCTCTGCTTAAAATTTGGCTGCTGCTCCTGTAGGACTAGAGTGCTGTAGAGTACATCCAAACCCAACTTGAACGAACATGCCACATAAAGGACCAGCCTGTGCAGCTGTGCTGATGGATTTTTAAGAAGccattagggtttttttttccatctgtgcagcagagatctTGAAAAGTCACCCTTGTCAGAGCCAGTGGGGTGCTAGAAGCAGTGACTTGCAGGAGGAGCTGATTACCGTGGCTTGCTAACAACTTCCAGGCGGCATCCCCCTGAGGTGGGCTGCGGCTGGCAGGGTGAGCCGATTAGCCGTGACCGTGGGCTGGGGGTGTCCGTTGTTCTCAAACGGGCTCGGACCTTATGGCATGGCCCGCAGAGGAACCTTGCCGGGCTCTGCCCATGGCAGATGGGCGTAAGCAGCAGGTATTTGGGGCCATCTTGTAGCTCCAGCTGAGCCCTTGCGCTGTCGGGGTTCGAGAGCTGTCTTTCCTGCGCTCCCGCCCCTCATTGAGAGAGGAGCTCGGCACTCGGTGGCGAGAAGGAGGACGCAGGATGGACGGGGCCTTAGCATGGGGCGGAGGGGCGCGTCGGTCAGGCTGGAGTCCTAGCTTGGGAGGAGGggtggaggaaagaaaatgggtGACAAAAGTAAGGGTGGGGACAAGGCGTTGCTCCAGAGTGCCGAGGAGATGCACAAAAGTGAGAGAGGCAAAGGAgagtgaagagagaaaagaatcgTTgggtctggagaagagaatttCCATGGAGTAGCCCACGATGTTCTTACTGTGTGGATGTTACTGGGGAAGGAGAATGAAAGGAAGGTGCTCGATATCCCAAGCTGTGCTGAAGTGCCTGAGGCAGCCTTGCTGGGAAGagtcacagaatcgtttaggttggaaaagccatttcagatcatccagtccaaccattaacctaacactgccaagtccaccactaaaccaattaagggcagaggaataatttcatgtttcctgccttggtggctgcattattttttaaggaaagtaaaaccaggaatcactaaggttggaaaggccctctaagatcaccagcccaaccatcaccccaacacccccatgcccactaaaccatgtccccaaagtgccacctctgcccgttttttgaacctctccagggctggggactcccccacctctctgggcagcctgttccaacgcttgatcactctttccgtgaagaaatttctcctaatatccaatctaaacctcccctgatgcaacctGAGGCCTCCTCCTCTTGTCCCATCGCCagtcacttgggagaagagaccaacacccccctccctacCCcttcctgtcaggagctgcagagagcgatgaggtctcccctcagcctcctcttctccaggctgaacacccccagctccctcagccactccccaccagccctgtgctccagacccttccccagctccgttgccctgAAGGGTCTGGAGGACGTGGGGAGGGTTTAAAGGAGGGAGTAGGATGGCTcaagctggaggagaaaagtTTCGGGGTTGGCAGCGGAACAGGATCTCTCCGAGGGGGGAAACAGGCTGCGAGGCTTGGGTGGAGGGGGGAGAACTTAAAATGGGAGGGGAGCTGGAAAGGCGCCGCAGCGCTAGGCAGAGCTCGGGGGGTGAGGTGATGCTTGCAGGGCTGTCCGTCCCAAAAAGTGACCTTTCTATTTCAGAtaaggagaaaagcagacagGAGCGGCAAAAGCAGAGCTCGCAGGCTGCGAAGAGGGCGGCGTCCGCAGAGGAAGCGCACCCCAGAATCAAGAttaagaaggagaaggaggaccCTGCCTACGAGCGCTACGCCAGCGGGAGCCAGCAGCCCTGGAAGGGCTCCGAGAGGAAGCCTGGGAGCAGGACGCAGCGAGAGGAGGAAGAGCGGAGGCACCAGAGGCCCTCggagagaagaggggaaaagggcTGCCCGGACCAGAGGGGCCAGAGTGGTttgtgggaagagagggagaagagagaggaggcTGGCAGGAAGGGCGACGGGCACAGCAGCCGGCGGGAAGAGTGTCCCGAGGGAGGCAGATCCCGGGAGCGCGGCGCCAGGGAGCCCCATCTCCGGCACCGGGAGCGGAGCTCTGCGAGAGGCTCCAGCCGCTGCTGAGCCCTGGGGGGAGCGCTCGAGAGAGGCCCTGAGCCTGCCCAAAAACCTGCTCGGAGCCTCCCTGCACCTCTCGGGCGAGCACCACGGCCGGACCGTTCGCCTGTGACAGCTTCCGCGTGGATTCTCATTCCACCCTCGGGCAGGGCTCTCCTGGCCGCCCATGCCGCGGACCGGCTCGCGAGTTTGGTCGCTTCCTTCAGCCCTTCTTGCAGCTTTGGGACTTGCCGGTGGACGCCGCGCTGCGGCACGAGGACGGTCGCTGGGAGCGGTGGGATGCTCCCCATCCCAAAACAGCCCGGTTCCGTCAGCGTGGCGGGGGTGTC includes these proteins:
- the RBMX2 gene encoding RNA-binding motif protein, X-linked 2 — encoded protein: MCSQVPVHLSGCSSSPGACWLGADAAPALSPLTKVKLINELNAREAELGVQEAVSWHAEYKDSAWIFVGGLPYELTEGDVICVFSQYGEVVNINLVRDKKTGKSKGFCFLCYEDQRSTILAVDNFNGIKIKGRTIRVDHVANYRPPKDSDDLDDITKALHAKGCGVKTPPHTSSDSLSEDDAVPVKNQKDKEKSRQERQKQSSQAAKRAASAEEAHPRIKIKKEKEDPAYERYASGSQQPWKGSERKPGSRTQREEEERRHQRPSERRGEKGCPDQRGQSGLWEEREKREEAGRKGDGHSSRREECPEGGRSRERGAREPHLRHRERSSARGSSRC
- the RAB33A gene encoding ras-related protein Rab-33A — protein: MVEHYYRNVHAVVFVYDVTKMTSFTNLKMWIEECNGHAVPPLVPRVLVGNKCDLKDLIQVPSSMALKFADAHNMLLFETSAKDPKESQNVDAIFMCLACRLKVQRSLLCRDLEGRPGQPRRLEPAHDASTKNSCPC